The genomic interval ctattgtctgtgttttcagagCCAATATTAGCATTAAAAAAGTTGagtattgaaaataaatgtgcatgcaGTCTTAAAGAGACTGCATGCACATAGCTCTGTAGGAACCTATATTCTGTCAAATTGTTTAaaagaagtggacatagtcattgtgatgtcacccattagtttgtggactgtagttttcaattcaattcagtttattttatatcgcccaatatcacaaattacgaatttgcctcagagggctttacaatctgtacacatacgacatccctgtcccaggacctcacatcggatcaggaaaaactcccaaaaaatagaaaaaaaatcttcacagggaaaaaagggaagtaacttcaggagagcaggaggatccctctccccggatggacagaagcaatagatgtcatgtgtacagttttgaagcctcaagctTAGCATTTTGTCAGTAGCCATCTTGTTTATATGCAACCAGTGaacaaatgtgtttatatttagaCTGCTgtggagtgacgtagagacgccgtatatgGCTCTGGTAGAAATGCCAACCTGGACTTGTCCGTTAACTCCCACATGAAGCAAATGTCAAGGACTGCATTTCTTCATCTACGTAACagttcaaaaatcaggcacatcttgtttcaaagcgatgcagaaaaagtGTTTCACGCGTTttttacttccagactagattactgcaactccttattatcaggctgctctaataagtctcttaaatccctccagttgatccagaatgctgcagcttgtgtactcacaaaaactaagaaaggAGATCACATTACCCCTgtgttagctgctctgcactggctccctgtaaaatccagaatcacatttaaaattctgtccagcccttagatatgttgctataggcttataggctgctgggggatgttttaggatacactgagcacctatctcctcttctctctctctacttatggatacatttacatctctccattgaaccttattaactctgcttcctccccggagtctttgtgacttcacgtctcagagggtccattggacctggctgtgtctgatgcctcctgcctggtgggccggcctcctgccttggccctgccgATGcgccttttttccctgtgaaagggttttttcttttttttcctgatccaatgtgaggtcctgggacagggatgttttatgtgtacagattgtaaagccctctgaggcaaattgatttgattgtgattttgggctatacaaaataaactgaattgaattgaacctgtTAATCAAAATGTAGACAGACCAGTTGTTGCCTTATCTTAATCCTCATGTCATTTCCCCTGCAGCTGTTTAAAGTGTGTAACTCACCATGCAGATCAGAGGGGTGAAGTAGCGCCAGCACAGTTTGAAATAACCCGACGGCCTCTGTCCTGTCATAAGTTGCACTGCGTCACACATCCGGTCAGCCCCTGTATGATTAATACAGTTTGTTGTTGGTGCCAATTTAAAAGGACAGGACCTCCTGATGTAGAAACATGATGAATATCAGACTCATAGATTGGCCTGGAACCACTTGTTGAAATATGGGTTCCAAAACCATATGGTTTTAATATAGACTAATAAGAAATTTGATGTTAAAGGAAAATTATGAAGCATGGTATAAATCTTTACACACCACTCTAATAATTAAATACTATTTCTGATAACCTTTTACGATGTTTTTCAGATTTGAATTATGACCCTGACACTTAAATGCATCAACAAAACGGTAAAACCGCACACAATAATAACGTATTGTATGTTCGCAGAACTATTAATTTCACGATTTATCTCAAATCTATCGCCTACAAGAGGACATTTTGTGGGTTCAGGAATTATGATAGAGGAACTTAAATGATCAACTCTATCCACAGACATGAACGCTGATATACGATGAAAATTGCAAAATCGTGAATTATGTTCAATGACAACGTTATGGGGCCTATTTCTTGCCAATATCTAGTTAAGACACTATTTACGTCACTTTGAGGCCGCCGGGCAATCAGCCGAGATTCCCGGAAATCAAAATGTATCCGCCCTCACCGCCCTTCTTCATCCAGGCAGACTTCAAGCATTGGCACTAAATGTTGGCACTGGCCGTAAACTGTGAGGTGTGGAGTCGTCAAATATGAACATGGTACCTATGGCCCGTTGGTTCCTTTGGTGAAAATGCACATAGTCCCTGTAGTTTGAATAGCTCTTGGACAGATGCATGGGTAGTGCTATTACATCTTGTGAGCTACAGATTCATTTAAACATGGTGTTGATACCACTTACCAAAGGCCCAGCCAACAGCCACACACTGGACCGCAGATACAAATACTATACATATTCCATTGGCACCATAGTAGTCAATCAGCTGGAAGAGGTACACTCCGCCCTGGACACCACAGAAGAGGTACGTTAATGTTGTGTCGCCTCCAAATGGTCTtcgcttgtgtgtgtttgggcctGTGTGTCATACCTGAGTGGTGAGAGAGATCTGTATGATGAAGCTGATGGcgcagaagaaaaagaggaagatttCTCTGCGCCAGGGTCTGCGCATCTGCCCCGGGAACATGTCAATCACAGACGATGTGATAGTTTCCAGACCTGTAAACTAACACacgaacaaacagacaaaaaaaagaaagtaacgTCTGGTTTAACTTCTACTCGAGGATGGTTCACCAATAGGAAAGTATTCCAAAACAAGTCCCTTTTTTAATGATGGAGGTGCAACCACCAAAGGAAGCTGTTGGGCTATGTTCCTTTGGGCTAGAGAGCCGGGTGTTAGATCAATTCACTCTACAGGTGTGACACTTTTAAGGCTTGCTGCTGGAATTGTATGAACTGAAGGAGAAACTTTGCAGACAATATAAAGTAGCAACAGATACTGTAGGAgtcattcatattcatttaaatttaaatgtagactGATTGAAAGACGGTTACCTACTTTTAACTCAAATTTTGACTTGATGAAAAGTCAGGATCACCGAAGTCCTTAAAATGCTCCAGGCACCATAAAGGGGCAATAATACAAATGATGGGGTGACTGTGGTTCAGTGATGAGCAGGGATGTTCTTCAATCAGAgcatcggcggttcgatccccggctccactagcccatgacgatttgtccttgggcaagacacttaaccccaaattgctcaaGTAGCTGTGCCCacagtgtgtgatgtgtgtattcatgttagttactgctgctgatgtgcaagtggaaccttagcccctcccatcagtgaatgatgtcatgtagtgttaaagcgctttgagtggttagaaaaatagaaaagcgctttacaagtacaggtccatttaccacttaacataaatatatttaccaCATTGTATGGCAATATATCATATGTCTGTACAAAATTGCAAGGCTATCATACATTAGTTGAGATATTGAGATGCTGAGATATTTCAGTGTGGATCGAACTAGTCGACATTGAGCAGCACCGGAACTTTAAGCTGCATTCATACATAAGTCTTCACTGATCGAGCATAAACAGTTGCAGCATGTCTTTCTACTTGGAGAGAATACTTTGTGCAGGACATCGACTGTATGACGTGGTCTTACCAGTGTGTCCAGTCCCAGAAGCATGAGCATCAGGAAAAAGCAGACGGCCCACAGCTGAGGCAGGGGCATCATGGCAACAGCCTGAGGAAATACAATGAACGCAAGCCCAGGACCTGGGAGGACAGAAGAGACGTTTAAGTGGTCTTGTGTTCCAGGAAAAGTGAGAGGGTCCCGTGTCTGTCAGAGATGGACACTGTGGGATTCAAATCATACCTGAATCAGCCACCATGTCGATGGGGATTCCCTGTTTTTCGGCCATGAAGCCCAGAGCCGAGAAGACTGCGAAGCCGGCGATGAAGCTGGTGGCGCTATTGAGCCCACACAGCCACAGACTGTCCCTGCAGACAGCACAGAGCTTAGCACAGAAAGCAGAACTGAGTGGGGCAATGTGCCGACAGGACAGAGACCCAGCTGTCCAACTGGTGGACCTCAGGTTGTAGATCTTTGAAGGCGGTAAATTGAACATACATTATttaactagagattgagaccataaactcatgtttacaatgtttactgagataaTATATCTGGTgaggagtcattttctcatagacacaatctgacttatttttgcaatctgaggagtcgccccctgctggccaatAGAGAGAACGCAGGTTTTCCTGATTTTCTCCACTTTTCCTCCAGCCTGAGGATGACGATTCCGATTCCTAAATGTAAAAGTGACTTACTTGTAACAGTTGTTGTTGAATTTGTTGTAGCTGCCCAGTGTGATCAAGGTTCCTGATGCAACACCATAGGAGAAGAGGACCTGAGCGCAAGCCTCCATCCACACCTGATGAACATATAACATGAAGTTAGGGTACCAATATCAGTATTACTACGTTATGTTCAGGTAGCTGGGACACTAAcagcagcattaaaaaaagaaaaaaacgtgacctatcaaacaaacaagacctTGCAAAGCTGCAtgaaaggactcatctctgtacttgttttgttagatcttagtgctgcgtttgacaccattgaccatgacatcctattataatatgactggatcagtcgattggcatttcaggtaccgcactaagttggtttaaatcctttttatcagatcgatctcaatttgtatttgtaaacgatgaagcctcaatgaccaccaacgttaatcatggcgttccacaaggttctgtgcttggaccaattttatttaccttatatatgcttccttggGAAAAAACTCCGTAAACCTTTatttttatgcagatgatactcaattatatctatcgatcaaaccagaaaaGACCAACTAGCTCGCTAAACTtcttaaaaacatggatgacctgcaacttcctgatgtttaactcagacaaaactgaagttattttactggccctgaacacctcagagatcaattatctggtgatgtggtttgtgtagatggcattgccctggcatccaacaccagtGTTCCACTGTTAAATTCAGGTAGCTGAGACACAGCATCAAGCAGCagcatcaaaaaaagaaaaaaacaggaccTCTCAAGCCAACTAGAGTCTAGACCATATAAAGCTACATGATATGTCCACTGTGTCTCACCTGAAAGTCCGCCAGGCGAGAAGGATCTGGATACAGGTAGTAGACCACGCCCTGCCAGGCTCCTGGCAGCGTCAACCCCCTGACCAGCAGGATGGCCAGCATCACATAAGGGAACACCGCCGTGAAATACACAACCTGGAAAGTTCAGAAGCAGCAAATTTCCAAACAGGcgttgttttattaaataaactgaCATTTTAGTATGCCTCAAAATCTCACAAGGCTGACGGCTATTCAAGGCACTTGgatgcaatgcattgtgggttgATAGAAAACAGATGGTCCTAGTGCAATTTTGACAAGTTTGTACGCATGTATTTCTTGTTatataaatgtctgtttttatatACATGTCTGTTATTTCGTGACCTTGCCTTCACCATAttaaccctcacacacacacacccacacacctgttcacagccccatatataaggttgtacacatttcaaactttaaacaaaaaaatcagGTGTTTGTTATGGGAACCCATCTCTATTCTGCGCGTATGTGCCCATCACCTTACATGAACCACactttccagactaaacaatgtttcttatcttctcactttccccctAAATACACCTTTATTGGACCGTGAACACTAAAGTAAGGGTTTCTTTCATGTCTCTCCTAATAAGTATGGTACTATATGATTTCTGatagactgactgactgacagagtgacacacacctTATCTCATCCCAATCTCAGACGCACACTCTTTCTAACTAACTCACCTGTGTGAGAAATACAGATTCTTCCCACGGGAACTTAGTAGTGGAGGGGAGAAACATACAAAAGGGTTGCTTAGAAATCCTACCAACATTACATAACTGCACCAAGAGAATCACTGCATGTCATCTTTTATAATATTATTGATGTATTTTAACACTATAAATAAACAAGAATAaagtttactttcaatacaaatcctTATGACTCATTTGGCTTGATTTTGAGTGAGCGGGTCAATATGACACTGAACAGCacaggtgtctcatctctatttatttacatcacctcctgaaaaaaaaaagttaggaaaaaatacatgttatgatAAACTAATGCAATTTATATCTAGATTTTTCCAATGTACCTAAAAAAttgtttgaacatgtatttttcattaaaacaagtGTATTATCCTAATTGAACTATGATCTTTGGAGGGGTGAATAACTCCATTCCACTAAAAACTGATAGAATTGTTAGTGTTGCTGTTGGTGATGAGGTACAAACTATATTTATTAGGATTTCTTGGTTTCTGACAACTTTTGGATGATTCAACATGGAACATCATTGCTGTACCTAAGAAACAAACTTAACAGGAGGGTTAAATGAAGGTTGATTGTTATCGTGCCCCTTCAGTCTAACGCTGCCATACTGTACTGCACATGTACAGACTGTACTGCAGCAGCCTCCCACGTAAGCTATACACTGTCACTGATTTACCACACTGACACATAGCTCATGTGCTTCATATCTCAATACAAAACATTTAGTATTGAGCTCAACAGCTCTTTTTGTGGCATTTTCCTGTTTCTCtccatattacattacatgtcatttagctgacgcttttatccaaagcgtcTTACAATAAGTGTATTCAACCATGaatacaaactcagaacaacaagaatcgagaaagtacaatttcttcaataacgttaaactacaaagtgctatcagtaagagccatttaagtgctactaaagtgttaaactacaaagtgctatcagtaagagccatttaagtgctactaaagtgctactacggctctaccttccctattcaaggtatagtcgaaaaagatgtgtttttagtttgcgacaggaagatgtagagactttctgctgtcctgatgtcagtggggagctcattccaccaatgaggagccagcacagcaaacagtcgtgactttgttgagtgtttagctcgaagtgaaggagctacgagccgattggcagaagccgagcaaagtgaacgagctggggtgtacggttagaccatgtcctggatgtagactggacccgatctgttcgcagcacggtacgcaagtaccaatgttttgaagcggatgcgggcggccaccggtaaccagtgaaggtcgcggagaagcggagtagtgtgggtaaatttcgggaggttgaagaccagtcgagcagctgcattctggatgagctgtagaggtcgaatggcattagcaggtagacctgccaggagggagttacaatagtccagccgtgagatgaccagagcctggaccagaacctgtgccgccttctgagtgagaaggggttgtattctcctgatgttgtacagcatgtacctacaggagcgtgttgttgcggtaatgttggcagtcagggagagttgactgtcgagtgtcacactgagattcctggcagtcggagtcggggctaACACTAAGTTGTTGGATTCAAACCTGGACTTTCTATGTCTATCAGAAACGTATGTAcatgaatacaatatatttagaaGGGATCGATGTAGTGGTAAATTGGTATATTGTTGTACCCTTTCTTTTggctgtgtattggttttgtttatatgttgttgtcagtttgtctatgcattttatttccattttattttgagattttgttattttaggctgccttactaacatctggccagggacagaatatggaaattagcctctctggctaactctggctcacttacagtcctactgttgattagtgtgcattgtccttgcaaaataaataaataaaataaaataaaataaaaataaatagtcaggttgtgggtgggagagccttttcctggaaggaagagaagttcagtcttgttcattttcaggtggtatgcggacatccactgagagatatcagtcagacaggcagagattcgtgctgctacctgtgtttcagattggatATGTGATAGCACGTCTCTTTCGCACCAAGAGAATGACTGCGTGTCATCTTTTATAATATTATTGATgtattttaacactttaaataaacaagaataaagttcactttcaatacaaatcctTATGACTCATTCGGCTTGATTTTGAGTGAGCGGGTCAATATGAAACTGAACAGCACGGGTGTCTCATCTCTATTTATCTACATCAcctcatgaaaaaaaaaagttaggttcctggcagtcgggatcactgagttgttgaaggtaatagtcaggtcgtggcagggagagccttttcctggaagcaaaagaagttcagtcttgtccgggttcattttcaggtggtgtcCAGAAATGCAGTGATGTCAGTccgacaggcagagattcgtgctgctaccggTGTTTCAGATTGTGTATGTGATAGTATTATTGGGTATTTGATAGTAGGAAttgcatgttagcatgcaattCCAAATTGCCAattgtgggttgtattcattcaagcaaacaaacatcacagcGGAGGtctttgcagacacacctggaaaTGTGCACTCTACTCtgtgcacctttctagttttaAAGGTATACGAGGCCCCTGAAGTCTCACACCAAAACCAACCTTTCCTGTGAAACGGACCCCTTTCCAGATGCAGAAGTAGCAGGCCACCCAGCAGGCCAGGagacacagcagcagctcccacTTCACTGTACCAACCTCCTGTATTCCCCCAGACATGGACAGCAGTCCTCTACTGCACAGGGATATGgagtcagatcagtctcaataattgcaaatgcacacagagagacttacaaatgcaaacacaaagatttacaaatgcgcacagaacaatttacaaatatgttcgatttacaaatgcacacagaaggatttacaaataaattagactcacaaatgcacgcagaatgATCCACAAATATctttccaatgcacacataaataaattacgatttatagaaatgtaaaagaaaaaacacatacatttctgcatttctatgtggattcttctatttgtttgtggatttctatgtatttatttgtcaatcgcactgcattagtttgtggattgcttcaaatgtgtgtgtgaatttatgagactcccctgccgtggctagattttttaaaacacagacctagctgtagccaatcagatgttgccctcattttcaaccaatcacatgagcgcatctcctcctcccctccccacggggctgccagcgttacagttgcgcaatttgcagaaggatacacaattaatgtacacccccccccacaattGTTGTAAGTCATGACAACAAGGAagttgttgtaagtcattgaaacttcggtttaatcttgtaaatcttgtaaaCAATCTTGGCGTGGCACGAATACAGCGAAGCGAAAAAGTTCGCCCCCAGTCATtcagctgtgtgagcccacgggtgatgggttatgtataaatatatatatatatgatattaatgttatgaacccaaacacgagggcgttagatgttccgacgtttgtgggatgtccacaacaagtataaagcagaactagtggttatttcttccatggtgaatgacggaagttataactgtttccacggagtaaagccacggagataagccacaccCCTCTAAGGCCCGAATAAAACGAATGACGCTCATGtaattggctgaaaatgagggcgacatctgattggctacagataggtctgtttaaaaaaaacaaaaaaacatttgcaaatctagccacggcaggggagtctcataaatccacacacatatgtgtgaaCCCACTCACTGCCAGAACTCAGAGGCCGATGACTTGGAGAGATTTGCAGATGTCCAGTTCACTGTCAGATTTCCCCCGTGTATTGCAGTCCAGTTCGCGGAGGTGAGGTCCACACATCGGTCTGTTGAGAGGACGGCACGCTAATTACGTGGTAatctcacacaaaaacacagtttgCTAGCATGTAAACATTTTGGTAAACAGTGCATGTTTCAAACTTTTCAGAAAAATCtgctttataaatatataaatatatatatcgacTGCGTGTTGGAAATGCGTGTTCCCAAAGGCCAGTCAGATTTGTCTCTCCTTGTGACATCCTGTGGGGCTTGCTTAACATAGCACCACCTCTGACGTAACCATCCCCGCTGTCCACCatggttatttttgttttgacataTCTACATTGCATCAAGACTGTTTTTGCAATAAGTCTGGATGGCAAAAGGCACATTAaatggggctgcacggtggtgtggTGGCTTGCACATAGTTCGATTCCCGGGCTTGACGGgtcttctgtgtggagtttgttATCCCcgttctctggcttcctcccacagtccaaacaCATGCCCTtaagtgtgcatgtgagcgtgaatggttgtctttCTATATATACGTACACAAGCCCTGCGATAGTCTAGCAAGCGGTTGAAGATGATGGATaatgtcacacctgtatgtcaagttgggtttttgtcctgtctccatgtttgttttgtgacttcctgttttattttggaaattaactctcctttcgtttcaggttccgtgcccttcctcttgtgtcaccagtctgattgtcttccctgattcctgattgtgtccacctgtttctccacttccctcatgtgtacttatagtctgtgtctccccttgtcctgtgccagtgtgtctgatccctcgtcctgcacacacgcctagtcatagtcatgtccaggaacctagtgttagtcatttccaggtttttttccctgtgattttttgttagttgtttccaggttttttccctgtgattttttgttagttgtttccaggttttttccctgtgattttttgttatggaataaatatacggttagttaaa from Cyclopterus lumpus isolate fCycLum1 chromosome 15, fCycLum1.pri, whole genome shotgun sequence carries:
- the LOC117743918 gene encoding sodium- and chloride-dependent GABA transporter 3-like, whose product is METRKREQWMKKREYILASAGNMVGLGNVWRFPYLCYKNGGGVFLLPYCFFAVLCGVPLFLMETVIGQYTQEGTITCWTKLCPLAQGAGYSTIVIQLYSRFYIIILAWALLYFFYCFRDPLPWATCNNPWNTDRCVDLTSANWTAIHGGNLTVNWTSANLSKSSASEFWHRGLLSMSGGIQEVGTVKWELLLCLLACWVACYFCIWKGVRFTGKVVYFTAVFPYVMLAILLVRGLTLPGAWQGVVYYLYPDPSRLADFQVWMEACAQVLFSYGVASGTLITLGSYNKFNNNCYKDSLWLCGLNSATSFIAGFAVFSALGFMAEKQGIPIDMVADSGPGLAFIVFPQAVAMMPLPQLWAVCFFLMLMLLGLDTLFTGLETITSSVIDMFPGQMRRPWRREIFLFFFCAISFIIQISLTTQGGVYLFQLIDYYGANGICIVFVSAVQCVAVGWAFGADRMCDAVQLMTGQRPSGYFKLCWRYFTPLICMVCFFCFFLDQQPLTTSGGYVYPDWAYDLGWAMALSSVAAVPIWAVVKICLTEGTLRQRLLVLWRPVVDPVCPESIKEHETEMNPMSAF